Genomic segment of Mercurialis annua linkage group LG6, ddMerAnnu1.2, whole genome shotgun sequence:
CTTTTTTATAATAGATCTTATCATgggtttttttgattttttcttcCCTTATTCTCAGATCTATTCCTCTTTTAACCAGTCTTgcaccaccgccgccgccgttCTTGCTTCCCATATTATTCTCATCGCCTCCTCCACCGGCATCATCGTTGTCGTCTTCCTCGCTTTCAAGATCCATTGAAGGAGCAAGAACTTGAGGACTTTTCAAATGTGAAGAAAGCTTCATACGGATATGACCGTCCAAGAACAACTCATCGGAAGAACTCATAGACAGCCCAGAATGACCCGACCCGATAGAAACATATCTTGCAAAGAACTCAAACTCACGACCATGGTAAGGTAAACAAACAACATAAGTTCAGTAAGTTTTGGCTATAGTAATAGCAAAATGCATTGGACTAGTTGGGCAGTTATAAAAGAACACGCCATTGATGTGTTCGGTTCTGTTAATCCGGCAAGGGATAGACGGCGCACTAACATAAAGAGGACATACTATTGTTTCCGCCATTGTTGGGTTTTGAAGATATGTTGATGAAATTCTGCCATTGTTGTGTTTAAGCTCCATGGTTGTGC
This window contains:
- the LOC126688304 gene encoding uncharacterized protein LOC126688304 — encoded protein: MSSSDELFLDGHIRMKLSSHLKSPQVLAPSMDLESEEDDNDDAGGGGDENNMGSKNGGGGGARLVKRGIDLRIREEKIKKTHDKIYYKKEISCLKEEKSINFEEVTTDPLRFYSL